Proteins encoded in a region of the Paenibacillus pedocola genome:
- a CDS encoding amylo-alpha-1,6-glucosidase — protein sequence MNIIDEAYRQSIDVVKRCMHGIGAKASALSEGYNQVYARDSIITFLGASLVENDEIKASFRITLDTLSTYQSKLGMIPLFVDVENPRIEANQGAVDSNPWYVIGHGVYYKRYKDIEFLKSSLESIKQAMLWLEYQDSNNCGLLEVQEAADWGDLYANRGNILYDNVLYYKALLEYSALLELCGENGEDSLARAEDVKTKLNLLLWLGDVEEKTRIINEKGYSQEWLRVIRMSSELYWFGKFYMPYVAFRDFGYHCDALGNSLAILFGIADDAQAGKIIDHFTQTGMNKPYPIMANYPPILPGDKDWREYYRNGHLNLQYQYHNGGIWPFIGGFYVAALKKAGREAFALEELENLAKANRTGKRFEWEFNEWLNGRSGMPSGMAYQAWSAGMYIYAYRSVMDDAAESDFL from the coding sequence ATGAACATTATTGACGAAGCCTACAGACAATCCATTGATGTAGTAAAGCGGTGTATGCACGGCATCGGGGCAAAAGCGTCTGCTCTGTCGGAGGGGTATAACCAGGTCTATGCAAGAGACAGCATTATTACTTTTTTGGGTGCCTCCCTGGTAGAGAATGATGAAATCAAAGCCTCCTTCCGGATTACACTGGATACGCTCTCAACGTATCAATCCAAGCTGGGTATGATCCCGCTGTTCGTCGATGTAGAGAACCCTAGAATCGAGGCAAATCAGGGGGCCGTGGACAGCAACCCGTGGTATGTCATCGGACATGGAGTCTATTACAAGCGGTATAAGGATATAGAGTTTCTGAAAAGCAGCTTGGAATCGATTAAGCAAGCGATGCTCTGGCTGGAGTATCAGGACAGCAACAATTGCGGTCTGCTGGAGGTTCAGGAGGCTGCGGACTGGGGAGATTTGTATGCCAACCGCGGGAATATTCTGTATGACAATGTTTTGTATTATAAGGCGCTTCTGGAATATTCCGCATTACTTGAGCTGTGCGGGGAGAACGGGGAGGACAGTCTCGCAAGAGCTGAGGATGTTAAAACAAAGCTGAATCTTCTGCTCTGGCTGGGGGATGTGGAAGAAAAGACAAGGATCATTAATGAGAAAGGCTACTCACAAGAATGGCTGAGAGTGATACGGATGAGCAGTGAATTATATTGGTTCGGCAAGTTTTATATGCCCTATGTCGCCTTCAGGGATTTCGGATATCACTGTGATGCGCTTGGCAACAGTCTGGCCATCTTGTTTGGCATTGCGGACGATGCGCAGGCAGGTAAAATCATTGACCACTTCACGCAAACGGGGATGAATAAGCCATATCCGATCATGGCCAACTATCCGCCTATCCTGCCTGGAGATAAGGACTGGCGTGAATATTACAGAAACGGCCATTTAAATCTGCAGTACCAGTATCATAACGGAGGCATCTGGCCGTTTATCGGAGGGTTTTATGTTGCGGCGCTGAAGAAAGCGGGCAGGGAGGCCTTTGCCTTGGAGGAGCTGGAGAACCTGGCAAAGGCGAACCGTACCGGAAAACGCTTTGAATGGGAATTCAATGAATGGCTGAACGGCAGAAGCGGTATGCCTTCCGGCATGGCCTATCAGGCTTGGTCTGCGGGGATGTACATCTATGCCTACCGTTCTGTAATGGATGACGCGGCGGAGAGCGATTTCCTATGA
- a CDS encoding family 78 glycoside hydrolase catalytic domain: protein MNLKFGVRTAAAWNVKPAQLRCEYVITPLGVDTPGPKLSWETESSGEGFIQGAYRIIVASLKPNIDNHIGDLWDSGKVESNAQNAIRFNGSGMAPKSRYWWKVKVWDDQGNESAWSDETYFETGMFTAGDWNCKWFNCEYPNSPSAVYYERREFAATGKAGIAGARAYIGATGSKANAYELRINGAKAGEDLISPGQTHFRRGMYRVYDVTDLITPGTNVIGIMHIRKVIFHLDIRYTDGTSEVIVSDPAWKRLKKGPYAALRYAGGSISEGKGETYDARLEPDGWDLPGFDDSSWERPIPDTGPLLLTAQLQPIKAIEEIRPVSISTIEENTIVVDFGQNLFGTVGLTVTGRAGTTVTLRYAECLNPDGTINPGSIEAGWLAEPQAQYDEYILKGAGEEIYQPRFSCHGFRYIEVSGYPGTLSADRIYAKIVHNDILNGSGFTCSNELLNRLQHSAVWSLRSNLVSVPMDCPSRERQGWLGDAHCHSEADCFNFDMAAFYAKWFDDISDSQLENGIVPLICPSEGHEYSLDMPWASAVILIPWDHYLAYGDKPFLLQHYDLMKRCLNTFSSELGSDGLLHNSLIFGDWFGSVTDISGLYLATAYYYRCLVLLSAMAEELGNTSDMTLYSGLARKVREGINAAFLKEGRYYDTNSQTANALALYSGLVPDDFKTAVLDSLAEDIMSRKTMTVGCLGAEVILAALAENGRNDIAYELAANTNKGCWGYWIKEYDSTTAFESFSDNRSSNNHAFLIGGLSVWFYKHLAGITPVRPGYETMKIKPFVPYDMDHASAQIHTVRGMVKSSWHKTGTGLVMNIVIPPNATAEVYVPSVDSEGRFTPDGEFTVYSVGSGHHSFQANIH from the coding sequence ATGAACCTGAAATTCGGGGTGCGGACGGCAGCGGCATGGAATGTGAAGCCTGCACAGCTTCGGTGTGAATATGTGATTACTCCGCTCGGAGTGGATACGCCGGGGCCCAAATTAAGCTGGGAAACGGAGAGCAGCGGGGAGGGCTTTATCCAAGGGGCATACCGGATTATCGTAGCTTCCCTTAAACCCAATATCGACAATCATATAGGAGATCTGTGGGACAGCGGGAAGGTGGAGTCCAACGCTCAAAATGCTATCCGCTTCAATGGTTCCGGGATGGCTCCGAAAAGCCGTTACTGGTGGAAGGTCAAGGTATGGGACGATCAGGGAAATGAATCTGCCTGGAGTGATGAAACGTACTTTGAAACCGGCATGTTCACCGCCGGAGACTGGAACTGCAAATGGTTCAACTGTGAATATCCCAACAGTCCTTCTGCCGTCTATTATGAGCGAAGGGAATTTGCAGCCACAGGAAAGGCCGGTATAGCAGGGGCGAGGGCCTATATAGGCGCTACCGGCAGCAAAGCGAATGCCTATGAGCTGCGGATAAACGGGGCTAAAGCGGGCGAAGACCTGATCAGCCCGGGCCAGACCCATTTTAGACGGGGAATGTACCGCGTGTATGATGTTACAGACTTGATTACACCTGGAACCAATGTTATAGGGATTATGCATATCCGGAAAGTTATCTTTCACCTTGATATCCGCTACACCGATGGAACATCTGAAGTGATTGTGAGCGACCCTGCGTGGAAAAGGCTCAAAAAAGGTCCTTATGCAGCCCTGCGCTATGCAGGCGGCAGCATTTCCGAAGGGAAAGGCGAAACCTATGATGCAAGGCTTGAGCCGGATGGATGGGATCTGCCGGGCTTTGATGATTCTTCATGGGAGAGGCCGATTCCGGATACCGGCCCGCTGCTGCTGACTGCACAGCTGCAGCCTATCAAGGCCATAGAGGAGATCAGACCTGTATCCATTTCAACTATTGAAGAAAATACTATTGTCGTTGATTTTGGGCAGAATCTGTTCGGGACGGTAGGCTTGACCGTCACAGGTAGAGCAGGTACCACGGTGACCCTACGCTATGCGGAATGTCTGAATCCGGATGGAACAATCAATCCGGGCAGTATAGAAGCAGGCTGGCTTGCAGAACCGCAAGCCCAATATGATGAGTATATTCTTAAAGGTGCGGGGGAAGAGATCTATCAGCCGAGATTTTCATGTCATGGCTTCAGGTATATAGAGGTTTCAGGATACCCGGGAACCCTGTCCGCGGACCGGATTTATGCAAAGATTGTGCATAATGACATCTTGAACGGTTCCGGATTCACTTGTTCCAATGAGCTATTGAACAGGCTGCAGCACAGTGCCGTATGGTCATTACGGTCGAATCTGGTGTCGGTCCCCATGGATTGCCCTTCAAGAGAGAGGCAAGGCTGGCTTGGGGATGCCCACTGCCATTCTGAGGCGGATTGCTTCAATTTTGATATGGCTGCCTTCTATGCCAAATGGTTCGATGATATATCCGATTCCCAATTGGAGAACGGCATCGTACCTCTTATATGTCCCAGTGAAGGTCATGAATATTCCCTGGATATGCCTTGGGCTTCCGCTGTGATTCTGATCCCTTGGGACCATTACCTGGCGTACGGCGACAAGCCATTTTTGCTGCAGCATTATGATTTGATGAAACGCTGCCTGAATACCTTCAGCAGCGAACTGGGCAGTGATGGTCTGCTGCATAACAGCCTTATTTTCGGAGACTGGTTTGGAAGCGTTACGGATATTTCGGGGCTATATCTGGCTACGGCTTATTATTACAGATGTCTCGTGCTCTTGTCAGCAATGGCGGAGGAATTGGGGAACACGAGCGATATGACGCTATACTCCGGGCTGGCCCGGAAGGTAAGGGAAGGAATCAATGCAGCTTTCCTGAAGGAAGGCCGCTATTATGATACCAATTCACAAACCGCTAATGCGCTTGCTCTATATTCGGGATTGGTCCCGGATGATTTCAAAACGGCCGTCCTGGACAGTCTGGCTGAGGATATTATGTCCCGTAAGACCATGACGGTGGGATGCCTTGGTGCAGAAGTTATCCTGGCGGCTCTGGCGGAGAACGGAAGGAATGACATTGCTTACGAGCTCGCTGCGAACACCAATAAAGGCTGCTGGGGGTACTGGATCAAGGAGTATGATTCGACGACGGCGTTTGAAAGCTTTTCCGATAACAGATCTTCCAACAATCATGCATTCCTTATTGGAGGACTGAGTGTGTGGTTTTATAAGCACCTTGCCGGTATTACTCCTGTCAGACCCGGGTATGAGACCATGAAGATTAAGCCCTTTGTTCCTTATGATATGGATCATGCAAGCGCACAAATTCATACCGTCAGAGGAATGGTGAAATCAAGCTGGCACAAAACCGGTACAGGACTTGTAATGAACATAGTTATCCCTCCCAATGCAACGGCGGAGGTATATGTGCCGTCTGTTGATTCCGAAGGACGATTTACGCCGGATGGGGAGTTCACCGTGTATTCTGTAGGTTCCGGGCATCACTCTTTTCAAGCCAACATTCATTAG